TTAATACATATTATTGAACATGATGGATCAAGTAGTTCTCACATCCAACCAAGAGCACATTGTAGACCTGCTCATTAAAAAGAACCCCGATCTGAATCGCGAGGTTCTGTCTAAGGCTGTAGTCTTTATTGCAACAGCCCACGAAGGCCAATACCGCAAAAGCGGCATGCCCTATACCGAGCACCCGTACGAGGTTGCCAAGATACTTGCCGACCTTAAGCAAGACCAGCCTACAGTCCTTGCAGGCCTTCTCCACGACGTGGTCGAGGACACAGATCATACCCTAGAAGAACTTTCCGAAATGTTCGGCGAAGACACCGCCTTCATGGTGGATGCCGTTACCAAGATTACCGCCGCACAAGAGGCGAATAAGACCGCCCAAAAGGCCGAGACCTATCGAAAGCTCATTATCGCCATGGCCAAGGACCCGCGCGTCATCATGATCAAGATCGCGGACCGCATCCACAACATGCGAACCATGCGCTACATGAAGCCCGAGAAACGCCAGCAGATTGCGCAGGAAACCCTGGACATCTACATTCCGCTGACCCACCGTTTCGGTCTCTACAAGCTTAAAAACGAATTGGAAGACCTGAGCTTCAAGTACGTCAATCCCGACGAATACCAGAAGCTGGTAGACGCCCTTATTGAGAATAAGGAAGCACGCGAGAAGTACATCCAGTCCGTTATCGGCCCTCTCCAGATCAAGATGGCCCTGGAAGACTTCGACTGCACTATCCAAGGTCGAACCAAGAACATTTACAGTATCCACAACAAGATGCTAAGTCGCGGCTGCCAGTTCGAAGACATCTTCGACATTTTTGCGATTCGCATCATCGTGGAAACCATTCCGGAATGCTACCTGGCCCTAGGTTACGTACACAACCTTTGGACTCCGCTCCAGAGCCGCTTCAAGGACTACATCGCAACCCCAAAGCCCAACCTGTACCAGAGCATCCACACCACGGTTATCGGTCCCGAGAACAAGATGGTGGAAGTCCAGATCCGCACCAAGGACATGGACCAGACCGCAGAAAAGGGATTTGCCGCCCACTGGGCCTACAAGCTCGAGACCCAGCATGAAGGCGAGGAACTGGCATGGCTCAACCACATGGTGAAGCTCCAGTCCGAGATTTCCGACAGCAAGGAATATCTTGACTTCCTGAAGGTGGACCTTAAGCCCCAGGGCATTACCGTATTCACGCCCAAGGGAACTTCCATTGAACTTCCCGAAGGAGCCTCCGTTCTCGACTTTGCTTTTGCCGTTCACACAGAACTAGGCCTGCACTGCATCGGTGCCCGCATCAACGACGAGGTTGTGAACCTAGATAAGGTCGTTCCCAACGGCGCAACCATCCAGATTCTCAAGAGCAACCACCAGGAACCCAGTCCGGAATGGCTTGAACTGGTAAAGACAGTCAAGGCCAAGCAGGAGCTGCGCCGCTGGATGAAGACCAGCATGGTTCAGCAGGCACGAGGACTCGGCAAGGAAATCTGGATTCGAGAACTTCGACTAGCCAAGATCGAAAAGGACAAGAGACCTTCCGACGAATCCATCTGCAAGTACTTTGGAACTGCAGACATTACGGATTTCTACGAGCGTGTTGGTCAGGGCGAACTGCCCTTAGCAGACATCCAGCGTTTTCTCAACGGCGGTGTAGAAACGTCCAAGGAGACAACCAGTCTTCGTTTCTTCCCCACCTTCAACAAAGATCTTAAGAGCGACAGAAGCAGCGACATGCCTCTGCAGATCGGGCAGGAAACCAGTCTACTGATTCACTTCCCCAGATGCTGCGCTCCGGTCCCTGGAGATAAAATTGTTGGGGTACTCCGCCCGCAGATCGGCATCGAAGTTCATAACGTCAACTGTCCCGAATTGAAGAAACTTCCTCCGGAGCAGCAAATTGCCGTGGAATGGAGCGAGGAAACCAAGCAGGCATTCTCCGCCCATATTACGGTAATTACTGACAACAGGAAAAACATTACCATCGACGTTCTACAGGAACTCAAGAACGAGAATGTATTCCTGGAAAAAATGTCTGTGGCAAGTGTTCAGTTCACAGGACGAATCCGCATTACCTTCAAGGCCTTCCGCAAGGAACAGGTCGATTCCATCATTAGTAGCATCAAGAACATTTCCGGCGTTCGCCAGGTAACCAAGTCATGATTTCTACACTCCACCGTGGTGACTACACCTTAAAGAACCGCGCATTCAATTGCCGTATGCGCAATCGCTATTACGAGGAAGTATACTACGCCTTTAGAGCGCTCTTCCCTAACGATATTGCCGAACGAACCGAGGCAAACCCTGTAGCCGACTCCATCTGGTTCCAGCATCTAAGTAGAGAAATTAGACGATACGAGCATCTGATTACAACCTGCCTTGAATATGGGCAGGCTGCAGTCTTTTATGGCAAGGCAGAAAACGCCTCCCTGTACTCCAAGGACAAACGTTGGGGTATTTTACAAGAAGAAATCTTCTTGGTACACTTTTTGCAGGAACTTTTATCAACAACCCACTACATCATTGCGAGAATCGATACCGACCGTATGCTTCAGCAATGGAGTGGTGAAATGCAGGATATGAAGGCAAAACCCGTAGGATCCGGCTATGTCAACAACATTCAGGAAAAACTGAACGCCATGAATGTTGCCACCATTGACGAATTCAAGGATTTGCTGAAACACGTTCTTGAACGATTCCAGATAGGAAACACCCTCTTTGGAACGGTCCAGGAGCTCCAGAACTTTTATTAGTTGATGATTGATAAATGACGATTGAAAAATAGAGGAAAGAGATGTCTGAATATATAATTCTATCGATTTTCCTTTTTCTAGGGGCGTTTATCGCGGCTGCAGCCACGGTGGTGGGCCTGTTATTGGGCTATCGCACTAGAAAAACCAAGAACAAGATGCTTCCATACGAATGTGGTATGGAAACCTTTGGCAATGCCCGAATCCAGTTCAAGGTGGGGTATTACGTTTTCGCCCTGCTGTTCCTCGTTTTTGACGTGGAAGCCCTTTTTCTGCTTCCTGTGGCTGCGAATTTCAAGGAAATCATGGCAGGAAACACCGCTTTGTCCCCTGTCGTTGTAGTTGTTGACTTGATTATCTTCCTCGCCATCCTGGTCTCTGGCCTCGCCTACGCATGGAAGAAAGGAATCCTCAAATGGGAATAATCAATTTTGCACCTAAGATCCTGGATCCCATTCCCGGCGGCAAGTACGTTGTCAACGCCGTGGATTACGTGGTGAACTGGGCCAGGGCCAACTCCATTTGGCCCCTGACTTACGGTACCAGCTGCTGCGCTATCGAAATGATGAGCAGCTCCATGGCCCGTTACGACATTGCACGTTTCGGTTCCGAAGTGTTCCGCGCCTCCCCCCGCCAGGCCGACTTGTTCATTCTGGCTGGTACCATCACGAAGCGCATGGCTCCCGCTATCCAGATGCTGTGGGAACAGATGCCCGGCCCCAAGTACGTGCTTGCCATGGGCGCCTGCACCATCAGCGGCGGCCCCTTCATTTACGACAACTACTCCGTGGTCCGCGGCGCCCAGAATATCCTGCCGGTAGACGTATTCGTCCCCGGTTGCCCGCCTCGCCCCGAAGCTTTGTTCCACGGCCTCTTGACCTTGCGTGAAAAGATCCTGAAGGAAACCTGCCGCGAGCCTTGGCAGGAAGGCTACCCCGAGGATGTTTCCCGGATTGACCGCTACCGCGAAGCCGCTAAGGCCTGGGCCGAACTTGAAAAGATCAAGGACGAGGAAATGGCCGAAGCTCGCGAGAAGTTCAAGGCCGAAAATCCGGACTACAAGAGCACTTTCAAGCCTGTACGCGTCGCGAAGGAAGCATTCCCCGAAGTGGAACGCCCTGTTGCCGTAGCCTCCTCCCAGAAGGAGCTTTCACAGGCGGAAATTTTCAAGAAGATCAAGGCCAAATTCGAAAGCGCCTCCATCCAGGGTGTCGATCCCGAGGCAAAGACCGAAGATGGTCAGAGCGTACTGGAAAATACCTTGGCCAAGGCATCTTCCGACAGCCCCGTAGAAATTACACTGGATGTAAACGACTACCTGGCTGTTACAGAATTTGTAAAGAATGATCCTGCACTGAAGATGGATTACCTCATCGATGTAACCGCTATTGACTACCCGGATCACTTCGAATTGATTACCCAGCTCCGTAGTATCGATTTGGGACACAAGGTCTTCTTCTGCATCCCGCTGAAGAAGGACGAAAGCGTACCCGAAGAAAAACGGACCACGTCCCTGCTTGCAAAGGTCCCCAGCATTACAAGCCTGTACCCCGCCGCAAGCATCAAGGAACGGGAAGTCTACGACATGTTCGGCATCCATTTTGTGGGTCACGACGACCTGCGCCGCATTTTCCTGGAC
This genomic window from Fibrobacter sp. contains:
- a CDS encoding NADH-quinone oxidoreductase subunit A gives rise to the protein MSEYIILSIFLFLGAFIAAAATVVGLLLGYRTRKTKNKMLPYECGMETFGNARIQFKVGYYVFALLFLVFDVEALFLLPVAANFKEIMAGNTALSPVVVVVDLIIFLAILVSGLAYAWKKGILKWE
- the nuoB gene encoding NADH-quinone oxidoreductase subunit NuoB, with amino-acid sequence MGIINFAPKILDPIPGGKYVVNAVDYVVNWARANSIWPLTYGTSCCAIEMMSSSMARYDIARFGSEVFRASPRQADLFILAGTITKRMAPAIQMLWEQMPGPKYVLAMGACTISGGPFIYDNYSVVRGAQNILPVDVFVPGCPPRPEALFHGLLTLREKILKETCREPWQEGYPEDVSRIDRYREAAKAWAELEKIKDEEMAEAREKFKAENPDYKSTFKPVRVAKEAFPEVERPVAVASSQKELSQAEIFKKIKAKFESASIQGVDPEAKTEDGQSVLENTLAKASSDSPVEITLDVNDYLAVTEFVKNDPALKMDYLIDVTAIDYPDHFELITQLRSIDLGHKVFFCIPLKKDESVPEEKRTTSLLAKVPSITSLYPAASIKEREVYDMFGIHFVGHDDLRRIFLDKDFVGFPLRKDFTHPDMIKRPV
- a CDS encoding RelA/SpoT family protein — encoded protein: MMDQVVLTSNQEHIVDLLIKKNPDLNREVLSKAVVFIATAHEGQYRKSGMPYTEHPYEVAKILADLKQDQPTVLAGLLHDVVEDTDHTLEELSEMFGEDTAFMVDAVTKITAAQEANKTAQKAETYRKLIIAMAKDPRVIMIKIADRIHNMRTMRYMKPEKRQQIAQETLDIYIPLTHRFGLYKLKNELEDLSFKYVNPDEYQKLVDALIENKEAREKYIQSVIGPLQIKMALEDFDCTIQGRTKNIYSIHNKMLSRGCQFEDIFDIFAIRIIVETIPECYLALGYVHNLWTPLQSRFKDYIATPKPNLYQSIHTTVIGPENKMVEVQIRTKDMDQTAEKGFAAHWAYKLETQHEGEELAWLNHMVKLQSEISDSKEYLDFLKVDLKPQGITVFTPKGTSIELPEGASVLDFAFAVHTELGLHCIGARINDEVVNLDKVVPNGATIQILKSNHQEPSPEWLELVKTVKAKQELRRWMKTSMVQQARGLGKEIWIRELRLAKIEKDKRPSDESICKYFGTADITDFYERVGQGELPLADIQRFLNGGVETSKETTSLRFFPTFNKDLKSDRSSDMPLQIGQETSLLIHFPRCCAPVPGDKIVGVLRPQIGIEVHNVNCPELKKLPPEQQIAVEWSEETKQAFSAHITVITDNRKNITIDVLQELKNENVFLEKMSVASVQFTGRIRITFKAFRKEQVDSIISSIKNISGVRQVTKS